TCCATCTCGGTTTTCCGAAGCGGCTCAGCCCCTTCGCGGTCATTAAATAATATAACTTTACTGTTGCTAGTGTTGTATATAGGTTTTCCATGGGCAAGCTGAATCGCGCTCTTCCGAACCAAGGATCGGGGACTCGTTGCGATGCCTTTGCGCGTCCCTCCCGCAGGGATTTCGGCGGTTCAGAGGAGGGTCGACCGCGTCAGGTCAGGCTTGCGCGATATTTGAGAGAGGAGGTCTTCATGAAGACGGAAGAACATCTGATCAGGGGCGGGCGCATGGAGCATGCCAGCCCCGACTACGGATATATTCCCGGCTTCGGGAACACGCACAGCACCGAGGCGGAGGCCGGAGCGCTCCCCATCGGACGGAATTCGCCGCAGAAACCGCCTCTCGGGCTCTATGCAGAACAGCTTTCGGGCACGGCCTTTACGGCGCCGCGCGCGGACAACAAGAGATCGTGGCTCTACCGGATCCTTCCCTCGGTCAAGCACGGCACGGGATTCGAGGAAGTCGATGCGGGAATGCTCCGCACCGCGCCCTGTCGTGAAAGCACGCTGCCCTCGATGCAGCTTCGCTGGCAGCCGGTCGAGCTACCTTCGGGAGAGGATGTCGACTTCCTGAGCGGGTTGAGAACGATGACAACCTGCGGAAATGCCGCAATCGGCGAGGGGATCGCGACGCATGCCTATGTTGCGAATGCCTCCATGGGACGGCGGTATTTCCACAATGCCGACGGGGAAATGCTGATCGTTCCGCAGGAAAACAGCATCAAATTGCTTACGGAATTCGGGATCATCATCGCCTCTCCCGGAGAAATCGTCGTGATGCCGAAAGGTGTGAAATTCCGCGTCGATCTCGTCGAGGGCCCCATTCGCGGCTATGTCTGTGAAAATTACGGGGTGGCCATGACCCTGCCGGAACGCGGTCCGATCGGTGCGAACTGCCTCGCGAACGCACGCGACTTCCTGTATCCGGTCGCGGCCTACGAGGATTTCGAAGGCGACTGCGAGCTTTACCTGAAGGCGCAGGGCCGCCTGTTCCGCACGAGGCTGAGGCAATCCCCGCTCGATGTGGTCGGG
The nucleotide sequence above comes from Celeribacter indicus. Encoded proteins:
- the hmgA gene encoding homogentisate 1,2-dioxygenase, which gives rise to MKTEEHLIRGGRMEHASPDYGYIPGFGNTHSTEAEAGALPIGRNSPQKPPLGLYAEQLSGTAFTAPRADNKRSWLYRILPSVKHGTGFEEVDAGMLRTAPCRESTLPSMQLRWQPVELPSGEDVDFLSGLRTMTTCGNAAIGEGIATHAYVANASMGRRYFHNADGEMLIVPQENSIKLLTEFGIIIASPGEIVVMPKGVKFRVDLVEGPIRGYVCENYGVAMTLPERGPIGANCLANARDFLYPVAAYEDFEGDCELYLKAQGRLFRTRLRQSPLDVVGWHGNYAPYKYDLRRFSPVGATLFDHPDPSIYTVLTSPSPVHGTANVDFVIFPERWLVMEDSFRPPWYHMNVMSEFMGLIYGVYDAKPGGFVPGGMSLHNSLIAHGPDTDAFAKASTKSLEPEKLSGTMAFMFETRFVQDPTAYASNLERVDTSYPDCWDGLKRNFRV